The nucleotide sequence GAGCATCTGCTCATAGACAGCGACTGAGGTGGGCCGCATGGTATGTCTTGAGTGTTTTGATATTCGAAAGCAGGTGGCCTTGGCCGAGCCGCATTAAATGTGCAATCTTAAGATTGTTTGGCGCGAGAATAGGGGTCGGCGTAGTGATTAAGCCAAATGTTAAAATTAAGTTTCCCTGGAACCTTGAAATAGGCGATTACGTATGGATTGGCGAACAAGTGTGGATTGACAATCTCGACACAGTAGTGGTGGGGTCACATGTCTGTATTTCCCAAGGCGCGTATTTATTGACGGGCAATCATGATTATAAAAAAGTTACGTTCGATCTGATCACTCGACCCATCAAAATCCACGATGGAGCATGGATTGGAGCCCGCGCGCTGATTGCTCCAGGGGTAGTGATAGCAGACCACTCGGTGATATATGCAGGAACTGTCGTTTCGAAAGACACCGAGCCATTTTCTATTTACCAAAGCCAGAGCGCTACCAAGATTCGGCAAAGAATAATACAAGAATAGCGTTTTAGGTAAATGAAGCGCATGTTGGCGCCAGAAAAATGGATTTAATTTGACCAAATAATTTTTTTTCATATTTTGCTTCTACCTTATCAAGAGCAGCAGAGGGACCGG is from Candidatus Methylacidiphilales bacterium and encodes:
- a CDS encoding WcaF family extracellular polysaccharide biosynthesis acetyltransferase yields the protein MNDHLRVRLDAYSQRASAHRQRLRWAAWYVLSVLIFESRWPWPSRIKCAILRLFGARIGVGVVIKPNVKIKFPWNLEIGDYVWIGEQVWIDNLDTVVVGSHVCISQGAYLLTGNHDYKKVTFDLITRPIKIHDGAWIGARALIAPGVVIADHSVIYAGTVVSKDTEPFSIYQSQSATKIRQRIIQE